From a single Micromonas commoda chromosome 5, complete sequence genomic region:
- a CDS encoding predicted protein, whose protein sequence is MSAWGASGAWASQAEEEDTKTSFAAERAFPGLGEPLKKKDDDELFPSLGAAAKAPKKKGKPVKMSLSDFAAEPMGSSGSSGAYRAPGRGGGGGGGGGWGDDVVLPTGPSARPDDDESEGGRRPGMKYGEEKLGGAFKDYGGDRGGGRDRYDDRRDDRRGGFGDRRDDRRGGGYGDRDRSRSPPRRGGYGDRDRDFDPRDDRDRSPPRSRADDDNNWGRSKAARSPPPRDDRRGGGGYDDRRGGYGDRARRVSRSRSRGRYDSRSRSRGRSPSPERDWGALRNRAGPPPRSRSPEPERDWGALRNRTGPPARSRSRSRSPKKERDWGALRNRAGPPPRDERDERAPRGPRPGQRADEAGDRWGKKDARDLSPRGDRDGRDGDRRPRLNLQKRSERAGGDGDDGATRGSSLFGGARPRELALKEAGRDYRKEDAALSRGGVRRRESNEERALKADIASLHEKLGSNPDDEALKSEISDKEDALAKLALELDDKVRFAQREEKARNEERGEGKDGRRETRREPRGDADRATNWGEGKTDRRGNGANGGRGGRPAPDSSTGAKKEERKPREPRVMKVAEETGVKIASSSFAALALEEE, encoded by the exons ATGTCCGCATGGGGCGCTTCCGGAGCCTGGGCCTCCCAG GCTGAGGAGGAAGACACCAAGACcagcttcgccgccgagcgcgccttccccggcctcggcgagcccctcaagaagaaggacgacgacgagctcttcccctccctcggcgccgccgcgaaggctcccaagaagaagggcaaACCAGTCAAGATGTCCCTCTCCGACTTTGCCGCCGAGCCCATGGGCTCCTCCGGCTCCTCCGGCGCCTaccgcgcccccggccgcggcggcggcggcggcggcggcggcggatggggcgacgacgtcgtcctccccaCCGGACCCTCCGCCaggcccgacgacgacgaatccgAAGGCGGGCGCAGGCCGGGGATGAAGTACGGCGAAgagaagctcggcggcgcgtttaAAGAttacggcggcgaccgcggcggcggacgcgaccgaTACGACGACAGGCGCGACGACagacgcggcggctttggcgacAGGCGCGACGacagacgcggcggcggctacggcgacAGGGACAGGAGCAggtccccgccccgccgcggcggctacggcgatcgcgaccgcgatttcgacccgcgcgacgatcgcgacagatcccccccgcgctcccgcgccgacgacgataaCAACTGGGGCCGCAGCAaagccgcgcgctcgcctccgccccgcgacgaccgacgcggtgggggcgggtacgacgaccgccgcggcgggtacgGCGACCGGGCCAGGCGCGTCAGCCGATCGCGATCCCGCGGTCGCTAcgactcgcgctcgcgaagcagGGGTcgatccccgtcgcccgagcgcgACTGGGGCGCGCTTCGCAACCGCGCCGGCCCGCCCCCCCGCAGCCGCtcccccgagcccgagcgcgaCTGGGGCGCCCTCCGTAACCGCACCGGGCCTCCCGCCAGGTCCCGGAGCcgatcgcgatcgccgaAGAAGGAACGCGACTGGGGCGCGCTTCGCAACCGAGCCggaccgccgccccgcgacgaacgcgacgaacgagCGCCTAGAGGCCCGCGGCCCGGTcaacgcgcggacgaggctgGCGACCGCTGGGGCAAGAAGGACGCCCGCGATCTCTCCCCgcggggcgaccgcgacgggcgcgacggcgatcgcCGACCCCGGCTCAACCTCCAGAAGCGcagcgaacgcgcggggggcgacggcgacgacggggcgaccCGCGGTTCGTccctcttcggcggcgccaggCCCCGCGAGCTGGCGCTCAAGGAGGCTGGTCGCGACTACCgcaaggaggacgcggcgctctcccgcggcggcgtcaggcGCAGGGAGTCGAACGAGGAGCgggcgctcaaggctgacATCGCGTCGCTTCACGAGAAACTCGGCTccaaccccgacgacgaagctCTCAAGTCGGAGATTTCGGACAAGGAGGAtgcgctcgccaagctcgcgctcgagctcgacgataAGGTGCGAttcgcgcagcgcgaggagaaggcgaggaacgaggagcgcggcgagggtaaGGATGGGAGGCGCGAGACCCGGAGGGAGCCGCGGGGAGACGCGGACAGGGCTACGAACTGGGGCGAGGGGAAGACGGACCGCCGGGGgaacggcgcgaacggcggccgcggtggcAGGCCGGCGCCGGACTCGAGCACCggcgccaagaaggaggagaggaAGCCCAGGGAGCCCCGCGTGATGAAGGTGGCCGAGGAGACGGGCGTGAAGATtgcctcgtcgtccttcgccgcgttggctCTCGAGGAGGAGTAA
- a CDS encoding predicted protein, giving the protein MLRPVPSLASLLDDGDARKRRIARLSHERELARDAEVYRGELARQLARLDRRLERIRGAFSSHPVWAPAQTKAAQTGGSAAGASKVDAKERARARMAARYAALVTSGGANVNVNVT; this is encoded by the coding sequence ATGCTGCGACCCGTTCCGTCGCTCGCCTCCctcctggacgacggcgacgctcgcaagcgacgcatcgcgcgcctcagccacgagcgcgaactcgcgcgcgacgccgaggtgtaCCGCGGCGAACTCGCCCGTCagctcgcgcgtctcgaccgGCGACTCGAGCGCATCCGAGGAGCCTTCTCCTCGCATCCCGTTTGGGCGCCGGCGCAAACAAAGGCGGCACAAACAGGagggtccgccgccggcgcgagcaaagtcgacgcgaaggagcgggctcgcgcgcgaatGGCCGCGCGatacgccgcgctcgtgacgagcggcggcgccaacgtGAACGTGAATGTGACATGA
- a CDS encoding predicted protein → MFKKLFGSKGSGGGGGGGPAAGGGGFGAPKTSPLSAVEKLKDTLAMLEKREALLHKKMAAELEKAKDFNRAKNKRAALQCLKKKKLYEQQIEQLQNQQLKLEEQVITLEGSKTTAETFTALKSGAGAMKQIHKETNIDEVDKVMDDINEQTEKMRQVQEALGQPVGYAADLDEDELEEELAALEAEDLEDELDLEAELAAPAPKVAVRPQPATAASAPAMPSAPVGRAPAPKLPSVPGKSSEDEELEALQREMELLGA, encoded by the exons ATGTTCAAGAAACTGTTCGGAAGCAAGGgttccggcggcgggggcggcgggggtccggccgccggcggcgggggcttcGGCGCGCCGAAGACGAGCCCCCTGAGCGCGGTCGAGAAGCTGAAGGAC ACGCTGGCCATGCTCGAgaagcgcgaggcgctgcTGCATAAGAAGATGgcggccgagctcgagaaggcgaAGGACTTCAACCGCGCCAAGAacaagcgcgccgcgctgcagtgcctcaagaagaagaagctctACGAGCAGCAGATTGAGCAGCTCCAGAACCAGCAGctcaagctcgaggagcaggtCATCACGCTGGAGGGCAGCAAGACGACCGCGGAGACGTTCACCGCGCTCAagtccggcgccggcgccatgAAGCAGATCCACAAGGAGACCAacatcgacgaggtcgacAAG GTCATGGACGACATCAACGAGCAGACGGAGAAGATGCGCCAGGTGCAGGAGGCGCTGGGCCAGCCCGTGGGgtacgccgcggacctcgacgaggacgaactggaagaggagctcgccgcgctcgaggcggaggatcTCGAGGATGAGCTGGATCTCgaagccgagctcgcggcgccggcgcccaaggTTGCGGTTCGGCcgcagccggcgacggcggcgagcgccccggcgatgccgtccgcgccggtgggacgcgcgcccgcgcccaagctGCCGTCGGTTCCCGGGAAGAGctccgaggatgaggagTTGGAGGCGCTCCAGCGGGAGATGGAGCTCCTGGGGGCTTGA